A segment of the Streptomyces pactum genome:
TCGGCCGCTGGCTGGCCACCCAGCGCACCCGCGCCGAGACCCTCACCGGCCAGCGCGCCGCCGCCCTCACCGCCCTTGACCGGTGGTGGAACCCGCCCTGGCCGATCACATGGCAACGGGCCTACCACGCCGCCCGTCAGAGCCGGGCAGCCTACGAGACTGCCTCCGAGGCAGAGAGCTGGCTTGAGTCACAGCGCGCCCGTTCCGACCGCCTGCACCCTGAACAGAAGTCACTGCTCGAGGAGTTGGGGTTGATCGGCCTGCCCAACACATCCGGCTGTCCGGCGACGGAGAGTCGCCCGCCGGCGCGCGAACGGGCCTTCCAGCGGGGACTGGTCGCCGCCCGGGCCTTCCGCGCCCGCGAAGGCCATCTCGACGTCCCCCAGCGGCACATCGAGGAGGTGGAAGGAGACCCCGTGCGTCTGGGGCAGTGGCTGAGCAACCTGCGCCGCCGCCGCGCGAACCTCAGCTCGCAGCGGCAGGAGGCGCTCGCCGAACTCGGCCTGTGAGCAGGCGAACGCATCTGATTGAGGAGAACGGCCAAACACCGGCCGACGACCTCGAATGGCTGCGCCACGGAATCGTCAAAGCCGGTGCGACTTCGGCAGGCCGGTACGTGACCCGGTCGGGTGATGCCGTGACGTCGGGAGAACCTGCCCGGATGCGGCGACGTCGTGTGGGGCATGAAGCCGACCAGGGATGTGCACGTGGCCGAGCCGGGTCTGCTCGTGGTGGACTTTGCGGCTGCCGATGACGACACGGCGTTCGCCATGCAGAACGCGATTGCCCGGAGGTGGGCCACCGCGCCGGCCGAGCACGTCACACGCCAGCCCGGGGAGCCGGGTGTGCGGCTGCGCTGTTACGTGGACCTGCGCCAAGAAACTCGCTGCTCCTGAAAACTCCGCGGGGCGATGACCAGACAGCCGGCAACCGTGTCGGCTCCTGCACAGGGCAAACCGCCGGCCCTGTGCAGCCGGTCGGCTCGTGGGCCCGGCCGGGCTGTGCACGAGGCCCGTCCGGCCGGGACCAAGGTCGGATGGTTCCAGGACCCGGAGCCGGACTCCGTCCGGCTGTCGACGCACGCGAGAGTCCGCTGTTCCTGCGTGACGGTGCGTGCCCCGTCGGTTGATGCGGCAACTAGGCTGGTGGTCCGCAGGTGGGGTGTCTGGAGGGCGTGGGGCGGGGGCCGTGCGCGGGGGAGGGGAGAGCGGTGCGCCTTTCAAAGGTCAGGATCGTGAATTTCCGGAATTTCCGGGATCTGGTGATTGATCCTTTCCCGACTCCCGCGGTGATCGTGGGGGAGAACGGGGTTGGCAAGAGCAATCTGCTGTACGCGCTGCGCCTGGTCCTCGACCCGGACCTGTCCAACCGGTGGCGCAGACTCCAGGCCGACGACATCCATGACAGTGCGCCGCCCTTGCCTCAAGGAGTCGAGGTCAGGGTCGAAGTCGAGCTAGCCGACTTCGACGATGATGACGACGCCATCGCGACCCTCGACGGCGCGATCATCACCGAGGACGGGCAGCCCCGCGTCGCCCGGCTGACCTATCTGTTCCAGCCCAAGCTGGCAGTCGGTGCAGTCTTCGGCGCCCAGCCCAGCGAGCCGCTGACGCCCGACGACTACTCCTGGACCATCTACGGCGGCGACGATGCGGGCGTCGACATGCGCCACGCCAAGGAATACGTCCCGTTGTCCGTGCTGCCCGCCCTGCGCGACGCCGAGGGCGACTTCTCCCGCGCCGACCGCAGCCCCCTGGTCCGGCTGCTGCGCGAGCGGCCCCCGGCCCCCGACATCGTCGCCTCCACTCTGGACGCCCTGAAACAGGCCCGCAACCAGCTGGCCCAGGACGCCTCCATGCAGCAGGCGGTGGACGAACTCACCTCCCGCCTGGCTGCCATGACCGGCCCCCAGCTGCCGCTGACCCCTTCGCTGGACTTCGCCGGCCGGGAAGACGACCTGATCCGCAGCGTCCAGCTCTTGATCGACTCGAGCAGCCGCGGCATCCAGCACACCTCCACCGGCACCGCCAACGTCGTCTACCTGGCCCTGCTGCTCGAGCGGCTGAAACTGCGCCGCCAGGCCAGCGACGGCGAGGACACACTCCTGGCCGTGGAGGAGCCCGAGGCCCACCTCCACCCCAGCCTGCAGCGCAAGGTGTTCGCCCACCTGCTGCACGAGCCCAACCGGCTGCTGCTGACCACCCACAGCCCGCACATCGCCGCCGTCACCCCCCTGTCCAGCATCGTGCTGACCAGCAGCCAGGGCGACCACACCGTCGGCTCCGTCGTACCGCCCGGCGTGCTCACCGACGCCGAGACGGCCGACCTCGAGCGCTATATCAACGTCACCCGCGCCGAGATCCTCTTCGCCCGGGGCACCGTCCTGGTCGAGGGCGCAGCCGACGCCTACCTGCTGCCCGCACTCGCCGAGGCAGCTGGCTTTCACCTGGACGATCACGGCATCGTCGTCTCCAGTGTCGAAGGCACCGACTTCGCCCCCTACGCCACCCTGCTGGGCCCCCGGGCGCTGCGGCGCCCGCACTGGATCCTCACCGACGGCGACGCCGCAGACGGCGAGCACCGCCACCAGAGGGAACCGGGCCTGTGGAGGGCTCGCGACGTGGCGCGCATCGCACGCGAGGACGCCCTGCACCAGGCACTCGACCGCGGCATCGATACGATCACAGTCCAGAAACTGCCCGAGCGCGGCGTACGCGCCGGACGGCAGCAGGTGGTGACCGCCGCGACCCGGGTAGGCGTCTACGTCGGCGACAACACGCTGGAACCCGACATCGCTCCTTTGCTGCATCCCGAAATGGCCGCGGCCTACTGCGCCTTCCGGCAGCGCGAGAGCAGCCGGTCCGCCTTTCGTGATGCCCTGGCCCCCTTTGAGGACGGCACAGCAACCGGCCAGCAGCGCGACACTCTGGTGGACAAGATCGAGGCCATCGGCAAGGGACGCTACGCCCAGCGGATGGCCGCGCACGTCGCCAGCATGACCGGCTTGCACGACCGCGTCCTGGAACTGCTCGGCCGCACGGAAGGCCTCATCACCCGCGACAACCTGCTGACGATCGAAGGTCCGGGAGCCATCCTCGGCCTGCTGGACGATCTTAGCTGCACCTTCCGCGGCCGGCCCCTGTTCCCCGCAGCCCCCACCCCGGGCCACAGCTGATGACGGCCCCCCACCAGCAGACGCCTGCGACCGTGCCGGCTCTGCTGCCGCCCGCCCTGGCCGCCGAACTGGGCGCGCTGCACCCGGACCAACGCGCCGCCGCCACCCACCACGCAAACATCGCCGTGCTCGCCGGACCTGGCGCCGGCAAGACCCGAGCCCTCGTCGCCCGCGTCGGATACCTACTGGCCACCACCAGCCGCCACCGCGGCGTCGCCGCCCTGACCTACACCGAAACAGCCGCCCACGAGACCACCGTGCGCCTGCACCACCTCGGACTGCACCCGGGCCGCCGCCTGTCCAGCACCACCGTGCACGCCTTCTGCCTGCACCACATCCTGCGCCCCTACGGCCGCCTGATCGGCGACCCGCTTCCCGCCGACCTCACCATCCCCGACACGTCCGCCTGCAGACAGCTGTGGGACACCGCCGCCTACGAATCCGGCCTGGACGTCAACCCGAACAACCGGACCACACTGGAGCGCCTGCGCCGTCTGATCGCCGCCGGGGAGCCGATCGCCGACTACCCGCGCCAATACCCGCGCGCCGTCCGCCGCTA
Coding sequences within it:
- a CDS encoding DUF6207 family protein: MKPTRDVHVAEPGLLVVDFAAADDDTAFAMQNAIARRWATAPAEHVTRQPGEPGVRLRCYVDLRQETRCS
- a CDS encoding ATP-dependent nuclease, coding for MRLSKVRIVNFRNFRDLVIDPFPTPAVIVGENGVGKSNLLYALRLVLDPDLSNRWRRLQADDIHDSAPPLPQGVEVRVEVELADFDDDDDAIATLDGAIITEDGQPRVARLTYLFQPKLAVGAVFGAQPSEPLTPDDYSWTIYGGDDAGVDMRHAKEYVPLSVLPALRDAEGDFSRADRSPLVRLLRERPPAPDIVASTLDALKQARNQLAQDASMQQAVDELTSRLAAMTGPQLPLTPSLDFAGREDDLIRSVQLLIDSSSRGIQHTSTGTANVVYLALLLERLKLRRQASDGEDTLLAVEEPEAHLHPSLQRKVFAHLLHEPNRLLLTTHSPHIAAVTPLSSIVLTSSQGDHTVGSVVPPGVLTDAETADLERYINVTRAEILFARGTVLVEGAADAYLLPALAEAAGFHLDDHGIVVSSVEGTDFAPYATLLGPRALRRPHWILTDGDAADGEHRHQREPGLWRARDVARIAREDALHQALDRGIDTITVQKLPERGVRAGRQQVVTAATRVGVYVGDNTLEPDIAPLLHPEMAAAYCAFRQRESSRSAFRDALAPFEDGTATGQQRDTLVDKIEAIGKGRYAQRMAAHVASMTGLHDRVLELLGRTEGLITRDNLLTIEGPGAILGLLDDLSCTFRGRPLFPAAPTPGHS